The Apodemus sylvaticus chromosome 5, mApoSyl1.1, whole genome shotgun sequence genome has a segment encoding these proteins:
- the LOC127684957 gene encoding sperm motility kinase 4A-like, producing MSRELESSCSEGNPLAHHYYILGTLDQGSFAQVKVAVHLMTQTMVAIKILKRGTSIDFLVKSEIDIMKCLQHSNIIQLFQVIEIRYKTYLVMEYASRGSLRKHISKCGHLDEEEAHSIFRELSLAVHYIHSQNIAHRDIKAENILLDREGHVKLIDFGLSKRLAAGEKCKGFCGTVQYCAPEVLDKKEYNVLATDIWSMGIVLYYLVVGHLPFTETVLSELKYEILYRSCWIPYHLSPEIQDLLKGLMTKDPTMRPSINEILTHPWLCHGQDKLRSSEEIPRDPDSNIVFAMFQMGCKIKELREALRVQKYSPAMVTYLIIKRKSNWQLQFYHDGRQGGSQDPTKAPNILSPLGRVTSACSLSTVTSHRHSEFRGDGRKGCKRRHSVPPSLSSHDCSFVDKTSPLRWLMPHIGKGTFREEGSSNSTSSSRKRKLTTMTATTTIKITSSGTTYSLYTSLESSAFDNTQDVASEISESTDTSSSTLSWGSTPRSPFPSVKFQEENIDTESLQESSSSSSETDHQEQL from the coding sequence ATGTCGAGGGAGCTGGAGTCCAGTTGCAGTGAAGGGAACCCCCTGGCACATCATTACTATATCCTGGGTACCCTAGATCAAGGGTCCTTTGCACAAGTCAAAGTGGCTGTCCACCTTATGACCCAGACCATGGTAGCCATCAAGATATTGAAAAGGGGCACAAGTATAGACTTTTTAGTAAAGTCAGAAATTGATATAATGAAATGCTTACAGCACAGTAACATAATACAGCTTTTCCAGGTTATAGAAATAAGGTACAAAACCTATCTGGTGATGGAATACGCATCCCGGGGATCTCTGAGGAAACACATCAGCAAGTGTGGGCATCTGGATGAGGAAGAGGCACACAGCATATTTAGGGAACTGTCTTTGGCTGTCCACTATATCCACAGTCAGAATATTGCCCACCGAGACATCAAGGCTGAGAACATCCTATTGGATAGGGAGGGGCATGTGAAACTCATTGACTTTGGCTTAAGCAAAAGACTGGCTGCTGGGGAAAAATGTAAAGGCTTTTGTGGCACAGTACAATATTGTGCTCCTGAAGTCTTGGATAAAAAGGAGTATAATGTCCTTGCAACCGACATATGGAGCATGGGAATCGTATTATATTATTTAGTTGTGGGCCACCTTCCCTTCACAGAGACAGTGCTCTCCGAGCTAAAGTATGAAATCCTATACAGGAGCTGCTGGATTCCCTATCATCTGTCACCAGAGATTCAAGACCTATTAAAGGGATTAATGACAAAAGACCCCACAATGAGGCCATCCATAAATGAAATATTGACACACCCGTGGCTGTGCCATGGTCAAGACAAATTGAGATCCTCAGAGGAAATTCCTAGAGACCCAGACTCAAACATTGTTTTTGCAATGTTTCAAATGGGGTGCAAGATTAAAGAACTCAGAGAAGCCTTGAGGGTACAGAAGTACAGTCCAGCCATGGTGACATACTTGATTATAAAAAGGAAATCTAACTGGCAGCTCCAGTTTTATCACGATGGAAGGCAGGGTGGTTCACAGGACCCTACAAAAGCTCCAAACATCCTTTCTCCATTGGGGAGGGTAACAAGTGCCTGTAGCCTTTCTACTGTCACTTCACACAGACACTCTGAGTTTCGTGGAGATGGGAGGAAAGGCTGTAAGAGGAGGCATAGTGTGCCTCCCAGCCTTTCTTCCCATGACTGTAGCTTCGTGGACAAGACCTCCCCACTGCGGTGGCTTATGCCTCACATTGGAAAGGGGACATTCAGAGAGGAGGGCAGCAGCAATTCCACATCttcatcaagaaaaagaaagttaacaACGatgacagcaacaacaacaataaaaataacatcatcaGGGACTACATACTCACTGTATACATCCTTAGAGTCCTCAGCCTTTGATAACACGCAAGATGTGGCCAGTGAGATCTCTGAGTCTACAGACACTAGTAGCAGCACCTTGTCTTGGGGGTCCACACCCAGGAGCCCCTTCCCCAGTGTGAAGTTCCAGGAAGAGAACATAGACACTGAATCCTTACAAGAGAGTAGCTCATCTTCCAGCGAAACAGACCATCAGGAGCAGCTCTGA